The sequence below is a genomic window from Actinomycetota bacterium.
CCCCGTCATCGTTCCAGTCTTCAACATGCTCTCACTGATCGGTCCCATCGCTAATGTTCTTGCACTTCCTTTGGTCACCGCTAGCCTTGGTCTGGGCCTTGTTGGCGGCGCTCTCTACTTGGTCCACTCCCCGACAGGGACCTTCATACTTCAGGCTGCCACTGTCCCGATGTCTATTTCAGTAGATATGGCCGCATGGCTAGCAGCCTTGCCGTATGCTGCGATCGCTTTACACGGGTCGGCCGCGGCAATCGGGTCGGGGCTGGGACTCATCTCAGTAATCGTTTGGTGTTGGTGGCCGAAGCCCAAGGACGGTCGTGTCGCCCGTTTGGCGATTACTGCCTTGCTGGCGGGGGCTGTGATGTGGGTGACAGCGCCCGTGAGCCCGTCGGCTTCGCGGGCGATCTTTCTGGATGTCGGACAAGGAGATGCCATCCTTCTTGTTTGCGGTGACAGCAGCGTATTGATTGATGCTGGCGAGTGCCCCAAAGTCCTCAGAAAGGCAGTTGCCAGACACGGAGTGCGCACACTAGATGCGGCTATCATCACGCATGACCACTTAGACCACTACGGTGGCCTCGAGGGACTAGTTGGCGTGGTTGGCGTCGAGCGCATATTGGTTCCTAGTACTGCCGATAAGGCCGACTTTGAGTGGCTGCCTGGTATAGCGAACAGGTTGCGCGCACAGGTGGAGGAGGTATCGAGCGGGCAGACCTTGCGGGTTGGTGCACTGGTGGGCGACGTTCTGTGGCCACCAGCGGAGTGGCGAGGAGAGGAGGTCAATGACTCGAGTGTGATAATTCGTTTCGCCGGGGGAAATCGGTCCCTGCTGCTTACCGGTGATGCCGAGTCTGGCCCGCTGGGCACGCTTCTGGCGGAAGGAGCGTTGGAGCCAGTTTGTGTGGTGAAGGTTCCACATCATGGAAGCGACGAGGCGCTATCCGATGAAGTGGTGGAGTTCTTGCAGCCATCGCTTGCAGTGATCAGCGTCGGGTCCGACAATAGGTTCGGGCATCCTACCGCGTCGACTCTGAGTCTGTTGCGCGAGGCCGGTGTCAGGATTTCGAGGACCGATCGCGATGGAGATGTGACATTCTGTCTCAATACCGGCAAGGCAGGAATACAAGGTAAGTAGGCACTGTGCGAGAATAGTTTCGCCAAACATCGCAACAGTGTGAAGTCAGGAGTAATGATTCATGCCCTCGAAGGTCAATGAGCTCAAGCCCGTTTATCTCATCTATGGCGAGCAGGAACTGTTGTTGCAGCGCGCGCTCGACCGATTGGTAAAACGGATCTCCGATTCAGGGGGGTCTGAATTCGACATCGATATCCTCGACGGGGAAGACGCCTCCGTAGACACGATACTGAGCTCTGCGAATATTCTGCCGTTCATGGCAGAACGGCGTTTGGTCATCGTACGCAGAGCCGACAAATTGTCTACCGCAGAGCTAGGTAGCCTGGCGGATTACGCGAAGAACCCCAACGCCATGTCCACTCTGGTCCTGGTGTTCAAGAAGATTGCGAAGAATCTTCGGGTTTACAAGGCCGTTGACGCCCTGGGTGGTGTTGCTGAGTATAAGCCGCCCTCCAAGCAGAGGTTCCCACAATTCGTGGTAGAGATGTTTGCGGAACGTGGCAAGAAGATGGGGATCGAAGCCGCGGAACTCTTTGTCAGTGCCGTTGGTTACGACCTGCGTCACATCGATACGGAAATCGGGAAGGTCATCGCCTATACAGGCGATCGGATTACTCTCTCGCGCAAAGATGTCGAGCAGGTAGTCACGCAGACAGCCCCACCCTCGATCTTCGAACTCCTAGAAGCCATCGGTGATCGGAATGTAAGGGGAGCACTTTCGCTCCTTGCTAGATTGCTAGGATCAGGAGAGTCGATACACGGAGTCCATGCGATGACCTCGCGACATATCCGGACGCTGATCTCTGTGAAGGCAGTCATTGATCGTGTTGACGGAGCGCGTGGCCCCGAGGGTGTGGCGCGAGCGATTGGCGGGGGGCTGCAGGCTTGGCAGGCCAAGCGATTAATTACGCAAGCCGGAAAGTATACCTCCGAGGAGCTAGTGTCTGCCCTCAGGTTGCTTGCGTCAACTGAGCTGGAAATGAAAACGAGCCGGGATGCCCGGCTCGCTTACGAGCGCTGGATCTGCGAAGTCTGTCCGCAAAGCCGCTGATCGCCATAGGGTAGCGACGGAGTTCTACTCGCCGCCGTTCACTCTCTTGGAGATTCCAGACTTGCGGTTGGCAGCCTGGTTCTTGTGGATTACGCCCTTGCTTGCGGCACGATCCAGCAATCTAGCTGCCTGGCTGGCGGCAGTCTTAGCCGTGTCCATGTCTTTTGCAGCGATCGCAGCGTCAACCTTCTTAATCGCAGTCTTGACCTCTGACTTGACGGCCTTGTTGCGAAGTCTGGCCTTCTCGCTGGTTATTATCCGCTTCTTCTGACTCTTGATGTTTGCCACTTGAAAGATCCCTTCGGTAATTATCGTTTTCGGTTCGCCCTACAGGTACGATGATGCGGACGAACCTGGCGATGTTATCACAACAGTCGACCGGATTCTAGGCGTCATACGAGTAAAGAGTGACGCATGTCCCGAAATTGGTTGCGCCGCTTGCAGCCTGCCCTGTTAGAATCGTGCCTTATGAGCAATCCACAGTATATCCGAAACTTCTCTATCATCGCGCACATCGACCACGGCAAATCGACGCTTGCCGATCGAGTGCTCGAGTTTACCCATACCGTGGCTGACCGGGATATGGTCGAACAAGTGCTCGACTCGATGGACATTGAGCGCGAGCGTGGAATCACCATCAAAGCCCAGGCTGTACGCGTCACCTACGATGCCAAGGATGGTCACACGTACCAACTCAACCTTATCGACACGCCAGGGCATGTGGATTTCACCTATGAGGTCTCACGTTCGCTGCAAGCGTGCGAGGGAGTGCTTCTGGTCGTTGATGCTGCTCAGGGCGTCGAGGCACAGACAGTGGCCAATGCGCTCATGGCCATGAGCGCTGAGCTGGAGATAATCCCCGTCATCAATAAGATCGATCTTCCTGCTGCCGACCCGGAGCGTGTTCGCTACGAGATCGAAGAAGGACTGGCGATTCCGGCAGACGAGGCTGTCCTGACGAGCGGAAAAACCGGCGAGGGCATCGTTGATGCATTAGAAGCCGTTGTCCAGCGCATACCTCCGCCTCGGGGAAACAGGGAGGCACCACTCAAAG
It includes:
- the rpsT gene encoding 30S ribosomal protein S20, coding for MANIKSQKKRIITSEKARLRNKAVKSEVKTAIKKVDAAIAAKDMDTAKTAASQAARLLDRAASKGVIHKNQAANRKSGISKRVNGGE
- the holA gene encoding DNA polymerase III subunit delta, which codes for MPSKVNELKPVYLIYGEQELLLQRALDRLVKRISDSGGSEFDIDILDGEDASVDTILSSANILPFMAERRLVIVRRADKLSTAELGSLADYAKNPNAMSTLVLVFKKIAKNLRVYKAVDALGGVAEYKPPSKQRFPQFVVEMFAERGKKMGIEAAELFVSAVGYDLRHIDTEIGKVIAYTGDRITLSRKDVEQVVTQTAPPSIFELLEAIGDRNVRGALSLLARLLGSGESIHGVHAMTSRHIRTLISVKAVIDRVDGARGPEGVARAIGGGLQAWQAKRLITQAGKYTSEELVSALRLLASTELEMKTSRDARLAYERWICEVCPQSR